In Candidatus Nitrospira nitrosa, the genomic stretch ACTCACTCGGCACCGCACCAGCCCGGTGACCTATCGCGCGGTGCCAGCCCATCAACGGGCGACTCGGTGGGCCCATCAGCCACGGAAACCCCGGAAGCTTGCGGCGGACCTCCGACTCCGCCGAGCGGTCTTGGCCCGACTGGCACAACGCTGGTCGCCAGAACAGATTGCCCACAGTTTGCGCCAGCAGTATCCTCAAGATCCCGCGAGGCAGATTTCGCATGAAGCCATCTATGGCTATCTCTATGGGTTACCCCCCGACACCGTTAAGCGCGCCCTCACTCGGCACCTCCGGCGGCGGCATCGTTTTCGGCGGCCCCACAAGGTCCGGCTCTCCTCGCATGCCGTCCAGGAGATGGTCAGCATTGATGACCGACCAGCCGAAGTAGCTGCGCGTGTCGTGCCGGGCCATTGGGAAGGCGACTTGCTCGTCGGCCATGCCAATGCCTCGGCGCTCGGGACGCTCGTCGAACGCACAACACGGTTTACCCTGCTGGTCCCGCTGAAGGCCAAGCATGCGACCGCCGTACGACGGGCCTTTGTCCGGGCTATCCGGACACTGCCGCCGCAGCTCCGCCGGTCTCTCACGTATGACCAGGGGCAGGAGATGCGCGACCATCGGCGCTTTACCACCCAGACACAGATGCCGGTCTACTTTGCGCATCCCCACTCTCCCTGGGAACGGGGCACCAACGAAAACACCAACGGGCTCCTACGGCAGTTCTTTCCCGCCGGGACCCACTTTAACAAGGTGTCACGAGGCGAGATCAAGCGAGTGCAGGCAATGCTCAACGATCGGCCACGGAAAATTCTGAACTGGCACAGCCCCGCGCATGCATTTCACCACCTGTTGCGTTAGGATCTTGAATGCACCCAGGCTACTTTTCTCTTGAATCGTGCCGCTGCCCTGCGTATCCTCTCCCCATGCCCCGCATCCCTCGCGGCCATCTGGCCGGCCATGCCTTCCATGTCCTCAATCGCGGCAACGGCGGCGCCACCGTGTTTCACACCGACGGCGACTACCGAGCCTTTCTGGAACTGCTCGCCGCCGCGAAAGCCAGACATCCCGTCAAGATACTCGCCTTTTGCGTGATGCCCAACCATTTTCATCTTGTGCTCCAACCAGTCCGTGATGCGTCCCTCAGCCCCTTCATGCACTGGTGGATGACCAGTCATGTCCGTCGCTATCATCGCTTCTACCGCAGTCATGGGCATGTGTGGCAAGGCCGATTCAAAAGCTTCCCGATTCAACAAGACGGCCATCTGCTCACCGTCCTCCGCTATGTTCTGCACAATCCGGTCCGAGCGCGGTTGGTGAAGCACGCCGACGAGTGGCCCTGGTCCAGTCTGCGATATCCCCACCTGATAGCTCCGCGCTCGGCGTCACGCTCAGCGGAGGGGCGCCACGGACTCGACGCCCCCTTGCTCGACGACGACCTCACGACCCTTCGCACCTGTGTGAATCGGCAACAACCGTTTGGGTCCCCCCAGTGGCAACGCCGCATCGCAGCCCGACTCGGGCTGGAGTCCACGTTGCGTGCTCGTGGCCGTCCACGGCAATCCCGGCCTGAAAAGTAGCCTGTCCCCTTTTCTTATTCTCTTGAGCGGTTCATCGGCACAGGGAAGCGGGAATTGGCGAGAGGATCCATCGCAGACGGGAACGAATTGAGTATGGCGTTGCGGGAGAGTCGCACTTGGTACAACCACGATCGGCCGCACGATCATTTGCAAGGCCGGACTCCCGCAGAAGTCTGGGCGGGAATTGATGTGTTCGCGCCACACTCACGGTCAGGTCGAGATCAGCCCATCGAGGGCATACTGCAGCCGTCAGGCTGACGAGAGCGACGGCGGGGGGCAATGTGTTGAGCAGGTGCTGTCCATGGAGATCGCCGACTCGTCTGCGCAAAACGAGGGGGATGAGCGTAAAGAAGAGGTCGAAGTCGAAGACAATTGGTCAGAAGCGAGCAGAAATCAGCTCACGATGAGACGCTGAGGCGGGATTCGTCAGGAAATGAGGCAGCGTGTCACCACTGAAACCTTCACTGTCCGCGCGGACGGGACACCTGCCTCTTGGGTTCCCGTACGAAAGCCGTGCTCCAGCCCGACGAAAGGGCACACAACCGGATCATAGAAAGGTCGGATCAGAAGGTGCACAACGACAGGGAAGAGAACTGCAATCGGTAGGCTGTCTACCGCTTCAACACAATATCGCGGGCGACTTTACCACTGGGGCCGAATGGTTTTTGAGGTTTACCGTTCAACTCAGCCTTTACACCACCGGCATTCCCGAGGGTGAGAATAAATTGATCCTGCCCAGTCCAATGACCCTTTTCACCGGGCCGAAGCAAGGACTCCTGCGGACTCCCATTATCAATCTGGACGACAACCCAGCTCAGCTCGGTTGCTTCCAGATCCAAATTCAACTGTCCGTCGCCACGACTCTCAATGGCATTCAAGCCAATTCCAGCCAGAGGGCCATCACTGCCAGCGGAACCCGGCGCTCCCACAGATGTCGCGTCGGATTCAACGCGCGGCGCAACAACCTCAGGTACGGCTGCGTCCTGGCGACGCGGAGCCTCTGCGGTCGCTTTGTGGATTGTTCCGGCCTGTGATTCAACCGACTTTGCTGCGTCGACCGTACGCTCAGGCTCGCGAGTTACCGATTCCGCCACGTCTTTATTTGGTTGAGTGGTACGTTTGGTCGCCGAGACCTGCTCTGGCGCACCGCGCCGGAAGACCGTGGATTGCTCACGACTCAACAGGAAGACCAGTGTCAGGACGGCAATACCGATGGCGATCGCCACTGCCTTTCGATTGGCCTGACGCTTACGGTCTTCCTCAATCTGACGAACCTTGAGCCGTTCCCGCTCATCCTGTTTCTCGTAAAAAGAGCCAGCCGATTGAATAAACCGATGAATTGCGTCCTCCTCGTCCAATCCAAGCGATCTCGCATACGACCGCACGAACCCCCGCGCGAATACTTGATCAGGCAGTTTGGCAAAATTACCGTCCTCGAGCGCCTTGACGAAATCCGTGCGAATACGGGTTTTCGACGCCACCTCATCGATGGTCAATCCCTTGGTTTCCCGGACCTGCCGAAAGAATTCGCCGACCGACTCCATAGGTCTCCTACTTCAATCGCGTCAAGAGATCTGACGCCGCTGTCGCCCACTCGCCCTCTTTGTCCAATGTCGCCACCTTCTTCAGTACTTCGCGCGCACGCGTCGCATACCCCAGCTGATAGTACACACGACCAAGCTCGAGATGCGTCATCGCCGGCGGAACCGTCGGCGGACTGGCGGAGGCCGCATCTTCAAACGCCTCCATCGCTCCCTGGAGATCGCCTTGGTGCGCCAAGGCACGACCGAGATGGAAGCGAGCCAGATCCGGTGTCAGATACAAAGGATTCGCCAACGCCGACCGATAGGATTGCACCGCCTCGGCCCATCGATCCTGATTGGCTAAAACTTGCCCAAGATACGTATGCGCTTCGGAGTACCCCTCATCGATCTTCAGCGCCGCCCGAAACTGCTCTTCAGCATAAAGTAGTTTACCCTGCAGCGCGTAGACATGGCCTAATGCGTACCGCGCTTCTTTGTTGTCCGGGTTCAATTGAACCGCTTTCTGGAACGACACGAAAGCCTTCTGTCGATCACCAGGAAGGCTGGCCACTCCTTCTTGGTAATGTCCCTGTGATTTTTGGAGCACCTCTTTCTCGGTCGCACAGCCGGCCACGACACCGACAAGTCCCATCCAGATCAATGCGCGATAGGCTCGACGTCGATGGGGTCGGTATCTGTTCCAGATCGTCATATGTCCTCAAAATGCGTGAGCCGCTTAAACTCAGCGAACCGTGCCTGAATCTCTTTGTAATCCAGGATTCGCAATCGGTCAAGACTAAAGGCTTCTACTGTAAATGAGGCCATAACGCTTCCAAAGATGATGGCCTGCTTCATCGCCTCAGGGGAATAGTTCCCGGTAGCGGCGAGATAGCCCAAAAACCCGCCGGCAAAGGTATCGCCGGCACCGGTCGGATCGCGCACATCTTCGAGCGGAAAGGCCGGTGCCCCGAAGACGTGCTTCTCGTTGAACATGAGCACGCCGTATTCTCCGCGTTTCACGATGAGATGCTTGGGCCCTCGTGACAGCACCAATTTTGCGACTTTCACGAGATTGGAGTCTTGGCCTAAGGCACGCGCTTCGCCGTCATTGATGATCAGGACATCGACCTTCTCCAGAACTTTCCATAAGGCCTCTCGCTGACCGTTGATCCAAAAATTCATCGTGTCGCACGCAACGAGCGCTGGGCGCGTGACCTTTTGCAGCACATCGAGCTGAAGTTCAGGATGGATATTGCCAAGGAACAGAACATCCGGCGCTCGATAGGCTTCGGGAATCTGCGGGCGAAACGTCTCGAACACGTTGAGCTGCGTATCCAGCGTGTGCGCCTCGTTCAATTGATGCGTGTATTCCCCCTTCCAACGAAAGGTCGCTCCCGGTCGACGCTCTAATCCCGTCAGATCAATTCCACGGCTCTTCAGAAACGCAACGTGCTGTTGGGGGAAGTCTTCCCCAACCACCGCAATGAGCGCCACCGAGGTGAAGAAACTTGCCGCCGTCGAAAAGTATGTCGCTGACCCTCCAAGAATCTCCGTTCCCTCCCCGAACGGAGTTTTCACCGTATCAAGCGCAACTGATCCAACCACTAACAATTTCCCCATTGCCTAACGAGCTCCTTTCTGTGGTGTCAGGGCACGGTCGATAAGCACCGAAAGCTTCTTCCGCACAGCAGTCGGTATTCGTTTCGGTGCAGTCAAAATCGCATGGTCTAACGCCCGATGGCAGGCACACTCGATCGGTTTCGCGAACGACGGCATCACCGTACGGAGAATCTGTTTCGCCAACGTGACATTGCGGTGGAGAGTATCCAGCACGGCCTCCACGGTCACAGCCTCTTCCGTCTCGTGCCAACAATCATAGTCGGTGACCAACGCCAAGGTCGCATAACACAACTCCGCCTCGCGAGCCAGTTTAGCTTCCGGCATATTGGTCATCCCGATCACATCGACCCCCCATTGCCGGTAGAGCCGTGATTCCGCCTTGGTCGAAAACTGTGGCCCTTCCATGCACACGTAGGTACCACGAGCATGCAGCGTGGCTCCGACTCGCTCCCCGGCTGAGCGCAACGCGTGGGCCAGCTCCGCACAAATCGGTTCACCGAACGCAACATGGGCCACAAGCCCCTGTTCAAAAAATGTCGAGACGCGACGCTTAGTGAGATCGATGAACTGGTCAGGCACCACGACGTCGCCCGGATGAATCGATTCTTTCATGCTGCCGACGGCACTGACCGAAATGACGTGCGATACACCGAGGGACTTGAGCGCAAAAATGTTGGCGCGATAATTTATTTCACTTGGATTCAAGAGATGCCCTTGTCCATGGCGAGACAGGAACGCCACCCGAACTCCTTCGAGCATACCCACCCTGATCACATCGGATGGAGCCCCAAAGGGCGTACGGACTCGGATCGAACGTGCGCCTGTCAGCCCTTCAATCTCATAGAGTCCGCTTCCTCCGATCACTCCGACTGTCACCCGCTCATCACGCTGTTTTCTTGGCATACCACATCCTATTCTCACTACGCCCGCACCATTGCAGGCTGTTGTTGCGACTCATGACCTTTCAGAAATTCTTCGATGCGTGTGATGACTCGGCTTCCCACCTGCTCAAGCGACTCGCCCTCGCCAATGGAGAACCACTCGACACCAGGCTCCTTTCGAAACCAAGTCATCTGCCGTTTCGCAAAGCGCCTCGTGTCGCGCTTGAACTGGCGCACCATTTCCGTCTCATCATATTCCTTCGCCAAACAGGTGGCGATGTGTCGGTATCCAAGACCTTTCATCGCCCCAAGCTCACGACTGTATCCACGAGCAAGCAGAGACCGCGTCTCTTCTACCATTCCATGAGCCAGCTGCCAATCGATGCGTTCATCGATCCGTCGATAGAGCACGTCTGTGGTCTGATGAAGTCCGATCAATAGGGATGAAAATGGTGCCTCTTGAAACCGGTGTTCAGCCTGCATCTCGGACATCAAGCGCCCCGACAGTCGGTACACCTCCAGTGCCCGCATCACCTTCGACTCATCATTCGGATGTAATTTGGTTGCTGCTGCAGGATCGACACGGATCAATTCAGCATACAAACCGTTTCGCCCCCCCTGCTCTCTCAACTCCTTGAGTTCTGCCCTCACCTTAGGATCGGCCTGCGGTGCAGGGCATAGTCCCCTAACCAACGTCCTGATGTAGAGGCCAGTCCCTCCAACGACGAAGGGCAGTCGGCCGGCTGCATATAATCGCTCGATGTGCTCCAGTGCGATACGTCGATACCAGCCTGTGTTGAACGTTTCATCTGGATTTACCAGATCAAGAAGCCGGTGCGACACAGTCTGCTGCTCCTCGGCAGTCGGCTTGTCCGTTCCAATATCCATTCCGCGATACACTTGGCGCGAATCCGCCGTCAGGATCTCAGTGTCAAAATGCTTGGCGACGTGTATCGCGACTCGACTTTTACCAACGGCAGTTGGCCCCAGCAGGACGACCAGCGGCCGACGGCGACGTGCAATGTCCACCCGCATGGTCATGTCACTGCCGACCAGAAGCGATCACCAGAGCGCCACAAGATCCATGGGAGCTGAGCCTCTCCTTCACCCTGCATAACCTACCAACCGGCTCGCCCGAACATTTTCTCGAGATCGTCGGTGCTGAGTCGAAAGGATGTTCGTCGTCCATGAGGACAGGTGGTGATCTCTCCCTCAGCCCGCCACTCTTCGACCAGCACCTTGATTTCTTCCAGCTTCATCGAGCGACCAGCCCGGACAGCACCGTGGCAAGCCAAGGATGCCAGCACCGACCGTATCCGTGCCTCAAGCACAGGCACTCGTTCCCATTGATTCAAGTCCTCAAGAAGGTCCTCCAAAAACACTTTTGGATCGACTGGACCCAGTCCGACCGGCGTCGATCGGAGTAGGACCGTTGTGGCACCGAACGGCTCGATCTCTAAGCCCAACTTCCCCAGGTCCTCCTGATGGCGCAAGATCAAGGCCACATGATCCGGCGGTAAATCCAGAGGATCGGGCAGAAGCAACGGTTGCGCCTGAAGACTGCTGACCGTCCAGGCCCGATACAGCCGCTCAAACAGCACCCGCTCATGGGCTGTATGTTGATCGACCACCATGAGGTCTCCACCCACTTGCGCGACGAGGAATGTCCGATTGATCTGTCCCAATGCAACCACTTCCCCGGCGGGCACTCGGACATATGGCTCCGCCGCTTCATTCGCAAATGCCAGCTGCACGTCCGAATTTGATGGTGACAAGGGTGCCGTCTCCGTTGGACGAGACACGGTCGTAGCAGAAGGACCAGGCCAGGAGACCGGGATATGCACGGTGGCCTGGTCTCCTATTTCCCTGTCACCAAGTCCCTGTGCGCTGCCTCCGCCGCTCAGTCGCTCGCGGATCGCTCGTCGAACGAGTTGATGGATAAACTCATTGTCCGAAAAACGCACTTCCCGCTTCGTCGGATGGACGTTGACATCTACTCGTTCTGGATCGACATCGAGGAACAACACGAACCGTGGATGGCAACCCCGGGAAAGAAATGACCCATAGCCTTCCCCCACAGCGTGGGACACCGTCAGGCTCCGAACGGGTCGACGATTCACAAACAATTCTTGTGGAATCCGTGAGGCCTTCGCATGGCTCGCATCAATAATGTAGCCCGTGAGGCTGGCGCCGGCTTGCTCACTATGGATAGGAAGACCGTGATCGAGAAAGGCACGTGGGTACACCTGTGCGATCCGCTCCTTTTCTGATCGCACGGTTGGGTAGTTCAACAATTCCTGGGCATTCTGGCTGAAACGAAATTGGATAGCCGGCCAAGCCAGCGCCGCCTGTTGCACCACTCGAATGATATGCGTGCACTCCGTCGGGGCCGACTTTAAAAATTTTTTCCTGGCCGGCAGATGCTCGAACAGCCCCATGACCTCGATTCTGGCCCCAACGACCGGAGGGGCGTCGGTCACCTTTCCAACGAGTCCCCCTGCAACTTCCAACTTCGTCCCTACCTCGTCCGAACCGGTCGCGGTCAGCAACCGAACATGCGCCACGGCGGCAATGCTCGGCAACGCTTCCCCCCGAAACCCCATCGTGCGGATGGACCATAGATCGGCATCAGACCGGAGTTTACTTGTGGCATGGCGCTGAAACGCACTGATCGCATCCTGACGACTCATCCCCTCCCCATCATCAGTCACCCGAATCAAGGAGAGGCCTCCATCCTTCACGTCGATCGAGATGGAACGACTCCCCGCATCAATGCTGTTTTCAAGCAGTTCTTTCACGACTGCAGCAGGGCGCTCAACGACTTCCCCGGCCGCAATGCGACCAATCACGTCTTCCGGCAATAGGCGGATCTTCGAGCTGCCGTCTGTCTTCAGCACGGCACCAGGCTCCTCACGCGGGATGGGACTGGGAACAAGGCAGGACGTCGAACGGCGTGGACGCTCATCGGAGCTCGGCCAATTTATGCTTGGCCAACTTGGACTCATCCGACGATGGAAACTCCTCAAGCACCCGTTTCAGATTCTTCCTCGATTTGGCAAGATCACCTGTCTCGGCTGTGGCTAACCCAAGCTTGTAGAGCGCGGCCGGCATTTTCTCATTCCCAGGATACTCTGCGACAAGATAATCAAAGGTCTGGATGGCTCGACCGTACTCTTTCAAATTGTAATAGGACTCGCCCAACCAGTATTGGGCATTGGGAGTCAGCGACGTACCGGGAAAGTCCTTGATGAATCGTTGGAATCCGGCGATGGAGAGCTCATATTTACCGCTCAGATAATCATTATAGGCCAAATTAAACGCCGAGGTCGGCGTGATGCCCGATGCCGTCACCACGGCCTCTGTCGGGGGTGTCGACTTCACCATCTTCGCCGCACGCGGTTCAGGTGAGGAGTCCGACCTGGCAGACGCCTGGCTCACCGTCTCCTCCAACTTCGCAAGCCGGCCTTCCAGCTTTTGAATACGGGCCGTCACATCATCAAAGCGAGACTTGGTCACGTCTGGATCCTTGCTCTCCTTGCTTCGCTCGATCGCCTCCAAGCGACGGACCACGGCATCGACCCGTTGATGGTCTTGATCCTGCGTTTTGGAGATCGTCGAAAGCTGGTCGCGGGTCTGCATGAAGTCCGCGTGCTTCGCACATCCGGAAAGAACCATCCCCCATCCCAACCATCCCGCTATGATCGCTGTGGACATGACGGTACGGGCTCGCATGCTTTACCGCCCCTCCTTGATTTGAACCAACTTATCGGATGCTTTCCCTGCCTCGACACTCTTGGGATAGAGCGTGACAACCTGTTTGAAGGCCGATGAAGCTCGTTTCTTATCCTTCATGGCCAAATACGCGTACCCTTTCTTCAGAATGGCCGACGGCACCTTCGCACTGCTCGGATAGTCGACCTCTACCTTATCGTACGCATCAATCGCCTTCTGAAAATCTTTCTCGCCAAAGTAGGACTCCCCAAGCCAAAATCGAGCGTTCGGCGCAAGGTTCGAATTGGGAAACTCGTCGAGAAACCCGGTGAATCCTTGCCTAGCCCCTTCCAAATCCCCGTCACGGAACAAGGCCAACAGCCGTTCATAGCGAACCCGATCTGGGGGATCGGCTGTCACCTGAACAGGGTCCGACTTAGGCGATTCTTGAGGAGGAGTGATCGTCGTCGTACCGCCTGACGTGTCCTGCCCGCCAGACACTTTTGATGCATCCCCTCCTTCCAGCATCGTCTCATTCGGCCCCACCGACGAATGCTGGGAGGACTTCGTCGCCTGCTGCAATGACACAGGCTTATGTGACACCTGCTCAACGGTCTTTATCAGGGCGTCAATGCGACTGTCTTGCTCATCGAGGCGCGCCGTAACTTTTTTTCCGACGGTTTCAAGTGCCTTCGTGATGGAGACCACACTCCGATTCACGTCCTCTGCATGTGTCGCCGTGGTTTTTGAATCCACTTCGAGCTTGGCGGCAAGATTCTTCGAGACATGTTCC encodes the following:
- a CDS encoding IS30 family transposase, yielding MGHYHRLTLMEREELSRMFAAGYSLRATAHALQRAPSTLSRELTRHRTSPVTYRAVPAHQRATRWAHQPRKPRKLAADLRLRRAVLARLAQRWSPEQIAHSLRQQYPQDPARQISHEAIYGYLYGLPPDTVKRALTRHLRRRHRFRRPHKVRLSSHAVQEMVSIDDRPAEVAARVVPGHWEGDLLVGHANASALGTLVERTTRFTLLVPLKAKHATAVRRAFVRAIRTLPPQLRRSLTYDQGQEMRDHRRFTTQTQMPVYFAHPHSPWERGTNENTNGLLRQFFPAGTHFNKVSRGEIKRVQAMLNDRPRKILNWHSPAHAFHHLLR
- a CDS encoding REP-associated tyrosine transposase, with the protein product MPRIPRGHLAGHAFHVLNRGNGGATVFHTDGDYRAFLELLAAAKARHPVKILAFCVMPNHFHLVLQPVRDASLSPFMHWWMTSHVRRYHRFYRSHGHVWQGRFKSFPIQQDGHLLTVLRYVLHNPVRARLVKHADEWPWSSLRYPHLIAPRSASRSAEGRHGLDAPLLDDDLTTLRTCVNRQQPFGSPQWQRRIAARLGLESTLRARGRPRQSRPEK
- a CDS encoding integrase core domain-containing protein, with product MGTGKRELARGSIADGNELSMALRESRTWYNHDRPHDHLQGRTPAEVWAGIDVFAPHSRSGRDQPIEGILQPSG
- a CDS encoding helix-turn-helix domain-containing protein, which gives rise to MESVGEFFRQVRETKGLTIDEVASKTRIRTDFVKALEDGNFAKLPDQVFARGFVRSYARSLGLDEEDAIHRFIQSAGSFYEKQDERERLKVRQIEEDRKRQANRKAVAIAIGIAVLTLVFLLSREQSTVFRRGAPEQVSATKRTTQPNKDVAESVTREPERTVDAAKSVESQAGTIHKATAEAPRRQDAAVPEVVAPRVESDATSVGAPGSAGSDGPLAGIGLNAIESRGDGQLNLDLEATELSWVVVQIDNGSPQESLLRPGEKGHWTGQDQFILTLGNAGGVKAELNGKPQKPFGPSGKVARDIVLKR
- a CDS encoding tetratricopeptide repeat protein is translated as MTIWNRYRPHRRRAYRALIWMGLVGVVAGCATEKEVLQKSQGHYQEGVASLPGDRQKAFVSFQKAVQLNPDNKEARYALGHVYALQGKLLYAEEQFRAALKIDEGYSEAHTYLGQVLANQDRWAEAVQSYRSALANPLYLTPDLARFHLGRALAHQGDLQGAMEAFEDAASASPPTVPPAMTHLELGRVYYQLGYATRAREVLKKVATLDKEGEWATAASDLLTRLK
- a CDS encoding PfkB family carbohydrate kinase, producing the protein MGKLLVVGSVALDTVKTPFGEGTEILGGSATYFSTAASFFTSVALIAVVGEDFPQQHVAFLKSRGIDLTGLERRPGATFRWKGEYTHQLNEAHTLDTQLNVFETFRPQIPEAYRAPDVLFLGNIHPELQLDVLQKVTRPALVACDTMNFWINGQREALWKVLEKVDVLIINDGEARALGQDSNLVKVAKLVLSRGPKHLIVKRGEYGVLMFNEKHVFGAPAFPLEDVRDPTGAGDTFAGGFLGYLAATGNYSPEAMKQAIIFGSVMASFTVEAFSLDRLRILDYKEIQARFAEFKRLTHFEDI
- the mtnP gene encoding S-methyl-5'-thioadenosine phosphorylase translates to MPRKQRDERVTVGVIGGSGLYEIEGLTGARSIRVRTPFGAPSDVIRVGMLEGVRVAFLSRHGQGHLLNPSEINYRANIFALKSLGVSHVISVSAVGSMKESIHPGDVVVPDQFIDLTKRRVSTFFEQGLVAHVAFGEPICAELAHALRSAGERVGATLHARGTYVCMEGPQFSTKAESRLYRQWGVDVIGMTNMPEAKLAREAELCYATLALVTDYDCWHETEEAVTVEAVLDTLHRNVTLAKQILRTVMPSFAKPIECACHRALDHAILTAPKRIPTAVRKKLSVLIDRALTPQKGAR
- the miaA gene encoding tRNA (adenosine(37)-N6)-dimethylallyltransferase MiaA, whose translation is MTMRVDIARRRRPLVVLLGPTAVGKSRVAIHVAKHFDTEILTADSRQVYRGMDIGTDKPTAEEQQTVSHRLLDLVNPDETFNTGWYRRIALEHIERLYAAGRLPFVVGGTGLYIRTLVRGLCPAPQADPKVRAELKELREQGGRNGLYAELIRVDPAAATKLHPNDESKVMRALEVYRLSGRLMSEMQAEHRFQEAPFSSLLIGLHQTTDVLYRRIDERIDWQLAHGMVEETRSLLARGYSRELGAMKGLGYRHIATCLAKEYDETEMVRQFKRDTRRFAKRQMTWFRKEPGVEWFSIGEGESLEQVGSRVITRIEEFLKGHESQQQPAMVRA
- the mutL gene encoding DNA mismatch repair endonuclease MutL codes for the protein MLKTDGSSKIRLLPEDVIGRIAAGEVVERPAAVVKELLENSIDAGSRSISIDVKDGGLSLIRVTDDGEGMSRQDAISAFQRHATSKLRSDADLWSIRTMGFRGEALPSIAAVAHVRLLTATGSDEVGTKLEVAGGLVGKVTDAPPVVGARIEVMGLFEHLPARKKFLKSAPTECTHIIRVVQQAALAWPAIQFRFSQNAQELLNYPTVRSEKERIAQVYPRAFLDHGLPIHSEQAGASLTGYIIDASHAKASRIPQELFVNRRPVRSLTVSHAVGEGYGSFLSRGCHPRFVLFLDVDPERVDVNVHPTKREVRFSDNEFIHQLVRRAIRERLSGGGSAQGLGDREIGDQATVHIPVSWPGPSATTVSRPTETAPLSPSNSDVQLAFANEAAEPYVRVPAGEVVALGQINRTFLVAQVGGDLMVVDQHTAHERVLFERLYRAWTVSSLQAQPLLLPDPLDLPPDHVALILRHQEDLGKLGLEIEPFGATTVLLRSTPVGLGPVDPKVFLEDLLEDLNQWERVPVLEARIRSVLASLACHGAVRAGRSMKLEEIKVLVEEWRAEGEITTCPHGRRTSFRLSTDDLEKMFGRAGW
- the ybgF gene encoding tol-pal system protein YbgF — encoded protein: MRARTVMSTAIIAGWLGWGMVLSGCAKHADFMQTRDQLSTISKTQDQDHQRVDAVVRRLEAIERSKESKDPDVTKSRFDDVTARIQKLEGRLAKLEETVSQASARSDSSPEPRAAKMVKSTPPTEAVVTASGITPTSAFNLAYNDYLSGKYELSIAGFQRFIKDFPGTSLTPNAQYWLGESYYNLKEYGRAIQTFDYLVAEYPGNEKMPAALYKLGLATAETGDLAKSRKNLKRVLEEFPSSDESKLAKHKLAELR
- the ybgF gene encoding tol-pal system protein YbgF, which produces MKSQLRTTHGVLLGLAVGGLFLPGCVAQQSDLKKTEKDFKQTSAKQTQEITTLREYEIPQLRGELEKALHLTKDLQARQEDLKFRSAQAEQQTKKLEQLAAKLETDGSTRYLWMQKSFETQDAKVSARLDDLAKAMEALKKEVIDVVQRTNEGLAKRVDAKLDGHQKELTDHQNRMEQVSQKFTQFNQALTGFREALTGLNDRVGEGEHVSKNLAAKLEVDSKTTATHAEDVNRSVVSITKALETVGKKVTARLDEQDSRIDALIKTVEQVSHKPVSLQQATKSSQHSSVGPNETMLEGGDASKVSGGQDTSGGTTTITPPQESPKSDPVQVTADPPDRVRYERLLALFRDGDLEGARQGFTGFLDEFPNSNLAPNARFWLGESYFGEKDFQKAIDAYDKVEVDYPSSAKVPSAILKKGYAYLAMKDKKRASSAFKQVVTLYPKSVEAGKASDKLVQIKEGR